The following coding sequences lie in one Primulina huaijiensis isolate GDHJ02 chromosome 2, ASM1229523v2, whole genome shotgun sequence genomic window:
- the LOC140971679 gene encoding uncharacterized protein, giving the protein MPEAAVQSPNSSYHPKSSNRKALQPKIDPFPNAAINDIKTNAKPKSTQCVDISNKENIHPMIQSFDSSLAQELSAIREKLERLRIDRKNTDEVLRQRGVILDSHMKEILNRWENQKQLEMEVDRLYRLKEIRLSFMIISPVKSLREKEQEKVSKESQVKASERPS; this is encoded by the exons ATGCCAGAAGCTGCAGTTCAGTCTCCGAATTCCAGCTACCACCCGAAAAGCAGCAACCGCAAAGCTCTGCAGCCCAAGATCGACCCATTCCCTAATGCAGCTATTAATGATATTAAAACCAATGCGAAGCCAAAGTCTACGCAATGCGTTGACATCTCCAACAAGGAGAACATCCATCCCATGATCCAGTCCTTTGATTCCTCGCTTGCCCAGGAGCTCAGCGCCATTCGCGAAAAGCTTGAGAGATTGAGGATTGACAGGAAAAATACTGATGAAGTCCTGAGGCAGAGGGGGGTTATACTGGATTCCCACATGAAGGAGATTCTTAATAGATGGGAAAACCAAAAGCAGCTGGAGATGGAGGTCGATCGGTTGTACCGTTTGAAAGAGATCAGATTATCTTTCATG ATAATATCTCCGGTTAAATCATTGAGAGAAAAGGAACAAGAGAAGGTGTCAAAGGAAAGTCAAGTAAAGGCGAGTGAAAGACCCTCTTAA
- the LOC140971678 gene encoding uncharacterized protein — protein sequence MAGIPNFKSHSFRPLSLSLFSNSRPLFLLTQLRTPSRRPKFPRIYALSSNDIKVGLNIEVDGAPWRVLEFLHVKPGKGAAYVRTTLRNYVTGNQVERTFRAGSKLEAADILKETKQYTYKDGAQYVFMDLTTYEEFRLDEADVGDKSKWLKEGMDCNLLFWNNKVIDFELPITVKLTVVEVDPGLRGDTAQGGSKPATLDTGAVVSVPLFIDKGEEILVDTRTGQYMGRA from the exons ATGGCGGGAATCCCGAATTTCAAGTCCCATTCTTTTCGCCCACTATCTTTATCTCTCTTCTCCAACTCCCGCCCGTTGTTCCTTCTCACTCAACTCAGGACCCCCTCTCGCCGACCTAAATTTCCCA GGATATATGCGTTGTCGAGTAATGACATAAAAGTAGGCCTCAACATTGAAGTGGACGGAGCTCCTTGGCGGGTTCTTG AGTTTCTCCATGTCAAACCGGGCAAAGGCGCAGCCTACGTGAGGACCACATTGCGCAACTATGTGACAGGAAACCAAGTCGAAAGAACTTTCAGAGCTGGAAGTAAG TTAGAAGCGGCAGATATATTGAAAGAAACCAAACAATACACTTACAAAGATGGTGCTCAATATGTCTTCATGGACTTG ACAACATATGAGGAATTCCGTCTGGATGAGGCAGATGTTGGGGATAAATCGAAGTGGCTAAAGGAAGGCATGGACTGCAATTTGCTTTTCTGGAATAACAAG GTTATTGATTTTGAGCTCCCGATCACAGTGAAGTTAACTGTGGTTGAAGTAGATCCTGGACTCAGAGGTGATACAGCCCAAG GAGGATCTAAACCCGCGACCCTTGATACTGGTGCTGTGGTGAGCGTCCCATTGTTCATAGACAAAGGCGAGGAAATTTTGGTAGATACCAGAACTGGACAGTACATGGGTCGTGCATAG
- the LOC140971680 gene encoding protein LURP-one-related 10-like gives MMMGGSSYAPGSQQVAVISPQFCVGYPVDLTIVRKLITLSEGSFGVTDVNGNIMFRVKGKLFSLRDRRVLYDLAGNPLITFHQKMLSAHRRWVVFRGESTDSKDLLFSVKKSSLLQMKTKLDVFLASNPKEELCDFRIEGSWFERSCVIYAGNSSNIIAQMHRKHSAQSILLGKDTFGVTVYPNVDYAFIVALVVILEEINEDRSGED, from the exons ATGATGATGGGCGGATCAAGTTATGCGCCAGGGTCCCAGCAGGTTGCGGTGATCAGCCCGCAGTTCTGCGTGGGCTATCCAGTTGATCTGACTATCGTGCGGAAGCTGATTACTCTGTCGGAGGGCAGTTTCGGAGTTACCGATGTAAACGGTAACATAATGTTCAGGGTCAAAGGCAAACTCTTCAGCCTCCGCGATCGGCGCGTTTTGTACGATCTAGCCGGAAACCCCCTCATCACTTTTCACCAAAAG ATGCTATCTGCACATAGAAGATGGGTGGTTTTTAGAGGAGAGAGCACAGATTCGAAGGATCTTCTTTTCAGCGTGAAGAAATCTTCGCTCTTGCAGATGAAGACGAAGCTAGATGTGTTCTTGGCTTCCAACCCCAAAGAGGAGTTGTGTGACTTCAGGATCGAAGGCAGCTGGTTTGAGAGATCCTGCGTCATATATGCTGGGAATTCCTCCAACATCATCGCACAG ATGCACAGGAAACACAGCGCCCAAAGTATCCTGCTTGGGAAAGACACGTTCGGGGTGACTGTGTATCCTAACGTGGATTACGCCTTCATCGTTGCGCTTGTTGTGATTCTTGAGGAGATCAACGAGGACAGATCTGGGGAAGACTGA
- the LOC140971682 gene encoding protein LURP-one-related 15-like, which yields MGSSTVVIDPRFCFPGEIHLTIVKKIMPISAGNFRVTNDKGDIMFNVKERLLSFHSRHVLLDAAGNTIAALKKKIFGEDQRWQVYKRDSSDPDDVVSSATQFRTGELNVVLGHKKEKNAWDFKVVGRWLERCRRSIGLDA from the exons ATGGGTAGTTCGACTGTGGTAATCGACCCAAGATTCTGTTTTCCAGGTGAGATCCATTTAACGATTGTGAAGAAGATCATGCCAATCAGTGCAGGCAATTTTAGGGTCACCAATGATAAAGGTGATATTATGTTTAACGTGAAAGAGAGACTGTTGAGTTTTCATAGTCGCCATGTCCTCCTTGATGCTGCAGGCAATACCATTGCCGCTCTGAAGAAAAAG ATTTTCGGCGAAGACCAAAGATGGCAAGTTTACAAGCGAGACAGCTCAGATCCTGATGATGTTGTTTCTAGTGCTACCCAATTTAGGACTGGTGAATTAAATGTAGTTCTAGGCCACAAGAAGGAAAAGAATGCGTGGGATTTTAAAGTAGTTGGTCGTTGGTTGGAGAG GTGCAGAAGAAGCATAGGTTTAGATGCGTGA
- the LOC140971681 gene encoding protein BOLA4, chloroplastic/mitochondrial, with translation MATRALLIRPNSAVLLVVGRFSCLRVTASSSARRSYHLSSRSSSFPTEIYLSCFDRPTRITHCRRSFCIQATDNPASIEPPLIESMEKKIKEQLSADSVIVKDAYGDGRHISIEVISTAFEGKSAVNRQRMVYKAIWEELQDTVHAVDQMTTRTPEEASGK, from the exons ATGGCGACAAGAGCGCTGTTAATCCGGCCGAATTCGGCAGTTCTACTGGTGGTTGGCAGATTTTCATGTCTGCGGGTAACGGCGTCCTCGTCAGCGAGGAGGAGCTATCATCTATCCAGCCGGAGCTCATCTTTTCCGACGGAGATTTATCTTTCGTGCTTCGATAGACCAACCAGAATTACGCACTGCCGTCGGAGTTTCTGTATCCAGGCAACTGACAATCCAGCTTCCATCGAGCCTCCTTTGATAGAATCAATGGAGAAGAAG ATCAAGGAACAGCTTAGTGCAGATTCAGTCATTGTGAAGGATGCTTATGGTGATGGTCGCCATATTAG CATTGAAGTTATCTCTACGGCTTTTGAGGGTAAATCTGCTGTGAATAGGCAGAGGATGGTATACAAAGCAATATGGGAAGAACTTCAGGACACAGTGCATGCTGTTGATCAGATGACTACCAGAACCCCTGAAGAAGCATCGGGGAAGTGA